Proteins found in one Pseudorasbora parva isolate DD20220531a chromosome 11, ASM2467924v1, whole genome shotgun sequence genomic segment:
- the LOC137092156 gene encoding E3 ubiquitin-protein ligase TRIM35-like, translating into MDSKSAEELSCPICYEIFKVPVFLSCSHSICKECLQQFWKTQETQECPVCRRRSSKSNPPVNLTLKNLCESLIKERNERRSSESEEICSLHSEKLKLFCLEDKQPVCVVCIVSKQHDNHKFRPISEVVSTYKEEFNTALTSLQNKLKHGEEMKGECDKTIQHIESQAEHTERQIKEEFEKLHQFLRDEEEATITALREEEEQKKQRMKEKLEEMNTHISALSHTIRDMEEMMKANDVSFLKNFNASMERVQIPQPDPRMSSGALIDVSRYLGNLRSRVWKKMLETVQHTPLTLDPNTADPYLTLSSDLTSVSFSDEDKTLPDNPERFDRYSCILGSEGFNSGTHCWDVEVGDNTDWTLGITTASNQRKGEDFFKSNVWFVSYVDSEYFSKSPDQPDTFFAVEVKLQCVRVQLDYDRGTVSFSDPVTNTHLLTFRTSFTETVFPFLCNCCRTSPLRILPVKLIITAENHS; encoded by the exons ATGGATTCAAAATCTGCTGAAGAGCTTTCTTGTCCTATTTGCTATGAAATCTTCAAGGTTCCTGTTTTTCTGTCCTGTAGTCACAGTATTTGTAAAGAGTGTCTACAACAGTTCTGGAAAACTCAGGAAACTCAGGAGTGTCCCGTCTGCAGGAGAAGATCCTCAAAAAGTAATCCTCCAGTTAATCTCACGTTAAAAAACTTGTGTGAATCGTTGATAAAGGAGAGAAATGAGAGGCGTTCATCAGAGTCTGAGGAGATCTGCAGTTTACACAGTGAGAAACTCAAACTCTTCTGTCTGGAGGACAAACAGCCTGTGTGTGTCGTGTGCATAGTCTCAAAACAACATGACAATCATAAATTCAGACCCATTAGTGAAGTGGTTTCAACTTACAAG GAGGAATTTAATACAGCGCTGACGTCCTTACAAAACAAGCTCAAACATGGAGAAGAAATGAAAGGAGAGTGTGATAAAACAATCCAACACATCGAG TCTCAAGCTGAGCACACAGAGCGTCAGATTAAAGAAGAGTTTGAGAAGCTTCATCAGTTTCTCAGAGACGAAGAAGAAGCTACAATCACTGCACTGAGGGAGGAAGAGGAGCAGAAGAAGCAGAGGATGAAGGAGAAGCTGGAggagatgaacacacacatctcagctctttcacacacaatcaGAGACATGGAGGAGATGATGAAAGCCAATGACGTCTCGTTTCTAAAG AACTTTAACGCCTCAATGGAAAG AGTCCAGATCCCACAGCCGGATCCACGGATGAGTTCTGGAGCTTTGATTGATGTGTCCCGTTATCTGGGTAACCTGCGGTCCAGAGTCTGGAAGAAGATGCTGGAAACTGTCCAACACA CTCCGTTGACTCTAGATCCAAACACAGCAGATCCTTATCTGACACTCTCGTCTGATCTGACCAGTGTGTCGTTCAGTGATGAAGATAAAACACTTCCTGATAATCCAGAGAGGTTTGACAGGTATTCATGTATCCTGGGATCTGAGGGCTTTAACTCAGGAACACACTGCTGGGATGTGGAGGTTGGTGACAATACAGACTGGACTCTTGGAATAACCACAGCATCAAACCAGAGGAAGGGAGAGGATTTCTTCAAGTCTAATGTCTGGTTTGTGAGTTACGTGGACAGCGAATACTTCTCAAAATCCCCAGATCAACCTGATACTTTCTTTGCTGTTGAAGTGAAGCTTCAGTGTGTGAGAGTTCAGCTGGACTATGACAGAGGAACAGTGTCATTCTCTGATCCTGTaactaacacacatttactcacaTTCAGGACGTCCTTCACTGAGACTGTCTTTCCATTCTTATGTAATTGCTGCAGAACTTCCCCTCTGAGGATCTTACCAGTTAAACTGATTATTACAGCAGAAAATCACAGTTAA